GCGCGACGACCTGGAATCGGGCCTGCTCGTCGCGCCTTTCGGTTTTATCGCCGACGGCAGCGCCTATTACCTGCTGTCGCCCGAGGCCATCGACGCGGATTCGCCCCTCGCCCGTTTGCTGGAGTGGTTGCGCGACCAGGCGTTGCCGCCAGGCAGCGCGCCACCCGACGCTGCCCGCCCAGCCCCCTGAATCCGCAGGCTCAGGCTCGAACCTGCAGCAGCGCCGGGTCCTGCCCACCCAACAACTGCACCAGGGCCTGGGCGGCCTTTTGCAGCGGCTGGTTTTTCAGCCATACCGCGTGCACCGGCAGCAGCAGGCCGTTGTCGATGTTCTTGAAGGTCAGGCGCTTGAGCCGTCCGGCGTCGAGCAGCGGGGTGATCACCGACAGCGGGAAGTTGCCCCAGCCGATGCCGGCCTCGACCATGTCCAGGGCCATGGCCAGGCTGTCGGTGCGCCAGTAGGACTCGGCGATCAGCGGCCGGGTATCGCGGATCGGCAGGTCGCGGCTGGCGACCACCACCTGGCGCACATTGACCAGTTCCTCCAGATAGAGCGTGGCGTCCGGCGCCATGGGCAGCGGATGGCGCGCGGAAATGCAGGCGATCATCCGCTCGCTGCCCACGTACTGGAAATACTCCAGGACGTTCAGGCTGACCCCGGCAAACGCCACGCCGACCGCGATCCGCCCGCTGTGCAGCAGTTGCAGGACATCGTCCTGGGGCGCGCTAAGCACTTCGATGTCGAGCAAGGGATGGCGCTCGGCGATCAGCTTGATCGCCGCCAGCACCTGCGACTTGTCGATGTCCTCGACCACGCCGATGGACAACCGGCTCTCCAGGCCCAGGGACAACTCCACCGCGTGCACCTGCAAGTGCTTGAGCTGCTCGGCGATCAGCCGCGCGTGGGGCGCCAGGGCGTTGGCCATGGCAGTGGGCACCGGCTCGCGGTGGCTACGGTCGAACAAGGGGTAACCCAGCTCGGCCTCGAGGTTGGCGATGCCCATGCTGACCGCCGACGGCACCTTGCCCAGGGCCCGGGCCGCCGCGGAAAACGAACCGCGCTCGAGCACGGCGAGAAACAACTGGATGCTGTCGCTGGAGAAATTCACACGCCCTACCTATCAATAATCCTGAAAGCTTCTGACTTTTTCTGTCAGGACTATTGAAGCTATCTTGCGCCGCCTTCGCCAGTCCTTCCTGCAACAGGAACGGCTCGCCCCCCTGAACACCGAGGAAAAAGCATGCAAGGCATCAAGCGCAAACTGGTCTATGTGTCACTGTTCGAGGTCTTCGGCATGACCTTCTCGGCCCTGGGCCTGGCCCTGCTCTCCGGCACGTCGCCCACCAGCACCGGACCGCTGGCGGTGGTGATCACCAGCATCGCGGTGACCTGGAACTTCATCTACACCAGCCTGTTCGAGCGCTGGGAAAGCCGCCAGGTCTCGCGGACCCGCACGGTCAAGCGGCGGATCGCCCACGCCGTGGGGTTCCAACTGACGCTGATCCTGTTCCTGATCCCGCTGATCGCCTGGTGGATGCACATCAGCCTGGTGCAGGCCTTCCTGCTGGACCTGGCGCTGATCCTGTTCATTCCCTGCTACACCTTCGCGTTCAACTGGCTGTTCGACCGGGTCTTCGGCCTGCCGGCATCGGCGCTGCCGGACCCGGCCTGAGCCCGCTGGCCGCAAATCGCCGTCGCCGCGAACCGGCGACACTGCTAAATTCCCTGGGCCTTCTCCAACCGCCAAGGAACGCCCATGGGAACCCTGAGAATTCTCGGTAGAGCCTCATCGATCAACGTCAGAAAAGTGCTGTGGACCTGCGAGGAACTGGGCCTGCCCTACGAACGCGAGGATTGGGGCAACGGCTTCCGCTCGACCCATAGCCCCGAGTTTCTCCAGCTCAACCCCAACGCCCAGGTGCCGGTGCTGATCGACGACGCCGGCGTGCTCTGGGAGTCCAACAGCATCTGCCGCTACCTGACCAGCAAGGTGCCCGGGCAGGCGCTGCTGCCCGACGCCCCGCGAGCCCGGGCGCTGGTGGAGCAATGGATGGACTGGCAGGCCACGGAGCTCAACCCCTCCTGGGGGTATGCCTTCCATGCCCTGGTACGGCGCAACCCGGACTACCAGGACCCGCAGCGGATCGCCGCCGGCGTGCGCGGCTGGAACGACAAGATGGCCCTGCTCGAACAGCAGCTGGCGCACACCGGCGCCTATGTGCTCGGCGATCGATTCACCCTGGCCGACATCGTCCTCGGCCTGTCGGTGCATCGCTGGGCGGCGGCGCCGCTGGAGCATCCGCACTATCCCGCCGTGGCCGCCTATTACGAGCGCCTCAGCCAGCGCCCGGGGTTCTTGCTGCATGGACGTAACGGCGAGCCTTGAGCCTTCTGTATCTTCTGTAGGAGCGAGGCTTGCCCGCGAAGGCGTCCGTCATCGCAACACCGATTCGGGTAGCCGAATTGGATGGTGCCTGTCAGGGCTCTATCGCGGGTAAGCCTCGCTCCTACGGAAGTGATGTGGTCTTGGCGGGTACGGCGGCACGAATCGGCAAAATGTAACGAAATACGACAATAAATCGGCGTGTATCCCGCCTTCCGGGCCTGCATTCACAATCATTGATTTCCGTTAGCCCGCTAAGATTCCTGGTCATCGCCACCTGGAATCCCGCGCATGTCTTCCCTCGCCTCTTCTGTCCCTGCCGGCGGCCGCGACCCGGTCCGCGCCGCCAGCATCAGCGCCCGCATCGATCGCCTGCCCGCCGTCGCCACGGTCTGGCGCCTGGTGGCGCTGCTGTCCATCGGCGGTTTCTTCGAGCTTTACGATCTGTTCCAGACCGCCTACATCAGCCCCGGCCTGATCCGCGACGGGATCTTCGCCACCGGCAGCGGCGGCGTGTTCGGTTTTTCCGACCAGGCCGCCTTCGCTTCGGCGACCTTTCTCGGGCTGTTCCTCGGCGCCAGCCTGCTGAGCCCGATCGCCGACCGCTTCGGGCGCCGGGCCATCTTCACCTTCGCCCTGGTCTGGTACACCGTGGCCACGGTCCTGATGGGTATCCAGACCTCGGCCCTGGGGGTCATCGGCATGCGCCTGCTGGTGGGCATCGGCCTGGGCATCGAACTGGTGACCATCGACGCCTATCTCTCGGAACTGGTGCCCAAGCACCTGCGCAGCTCGGCCTTCGCCTTTGCCTTTTTCGTGCAGTTCCTGTCGGTGCCGGCGGTGGCGCTGATGTCCTGGTGGCTGGTGCCGCAGGACCCGTTCGGCATCGCCGGCTGGCGCTGGGTGGTGCTGGCCAGCGCGGTGTTCGCGCTGTTTATCTGGTGGCTGCGTTCACGCTTGCCGGAGTCCCCGCGCTGGCTGGCCCAGCACGGGCGCTTCGAGGAGGCCGAGCGGATCCTGGACGGCATCGAGGCGCGCTGCGTCCGCGACCAGGGCCGGCCGCTGGACAGCCCGCAGCCCGAACCGGTGGACGTGCAGGGCACGGGGCGTTTCGCCGATATCTGGCAACCGCCCTATCGGCGCCGGGCGCTGATGCTGATCGTGTTCCATGTGTTCCAGGCCATCGGCTTCTTCGGTTTCGGCAACTGGCTGCCGGCGCTGCTCTCGGGCCAGGGGGTGAGCGTCACCCACAGCCTGATGTACGCCTTTATCATCACCCTCGCCTATCCGCTGGGGCCGCTGCTGTTCGTCAAGTTCGCCAATCGCTTCGAGAACAAGTGGCAGATTGTCGGCTCGGCGCTCGGGGCGATGACCTTCGGCACCCTGTTCGCCTGGCAGAGCACGGCCCTGGGGCTGATCGTCTGCGGGGTGCTGATCACCTTCTGCAACGCATGGCTGAGCTTCAGCTACCACGCCTACCAGAGCGAACTGTTCCCCACCGCGATCCGCGCCCGGGCCGTGGGCTTCTGCTATTCGTTCAGCCGCCTGTCGACGGTGTTCAGTAGCCTGCTGATCGGCTTCTTCCTCGACCACTTCGGCACGCCCGGGGTCCTGGCGTTCATTGTCAGCAGCATGCTGATCGTGATGTTCACCATCGGCCGTTTCGGCCCGCGCACCCGCAACCTGGCCCTGGAAAACATCGCCCAGCGCTGAGCGGTCGCCGCTGGCCGCAAGCGGCAAGGCCTGTCCGCCGCCTGCCGCTGGCTGCCCCCCGGCGCTGGCGCCAGGCCCCGGCGCAGAGGGCTGCCGGGCGCCGGCACGCAAATTGCTGCAATAGGCGCGATAGCCCTTACACACAGGTACCCAATCATGTTGGTCAGTGCCCACGCCACCTCGGCGATCCAGCCTTCCCAGCGGTCCGACCTGGACCCGACCACCGCTGCCGCCAGCGCGCTGTACAGCGGCCTGATGCAGAACGTGCAGAACGCCGCGACCTTCCAGGCGTCCCAGGCCGTGCAGCAGGCCAGCAACACCGTCAACGACAATGTCGCGGCGGCCTTCGCCAAGACCCGCGTGCTGTTGCAAGCCACCCCGCCGGCCAGCGGCACCGCGCAGACCAACAGCGCCACCCAGGGTTCGGCGGTGGACGAGTTCAAGGACTACATGAGCAAGTCTCCCGAACAGCGGATGCGCGACCAGATCCTCAACGAAATGGGGATTACCGAGGAAGACCTGAAAAACATGCCGCCGGAGAAACAACAGGCCGTGGCTCAGGAAATAGCCCAACGGGTCCAGGACAAGCTGAAACTGGCGCAGGTCGAGAAAGACCACAGCGGCGTCGCTACCCAGGTCGCCGACAAGTTCCTCGCCTCGTTGTAAGCCACGCAACACGCAACAACCGCTCAGCGCACAAGGGCTCCCCATGGGGAGCCCTTGTGCATTTCGCCACGCCGCATCGCCCGGACTCAGCCCGCATCCAGCATCTCGAGCAAGGCACGCAACGCCGGCGATGGCGCGCTGCCCTCGGCCGGCACCAGGGCGAAACTGCGCGGGATCGGCACGCTCAGCGGCAACACGCACAGGCCGTGGCGTTGCTCCGGCAAGGTCAGCTGCGGCACCAGGGTCACCCCCACCTGCTCGCGCACCAGGGTGAAGGCGCTGCTCCACTCCCGCACCTCGACCCGTACATCCGCCAGCGCCAGGCCGGCCTCCGCCGCCAGGCTCCGGGCGTTGGTCGAGCAACCGCCGGTGGCCAGCACGAAGGGCTCGCGCACCAGTTCCTGCAAGTCCACGCCCTGCTCCTGGCCACGCCGCGCCAGGGCATGCCCGGCCGGCAGCACCGCCACCCAGGTGTCGCGCCCCAACAGGCCGGCGCTACGCTGGGGCGCCGGATTGAGCACCACGCCGGCATCGACCAGCCGGGCGTCGAGCAAGGCCTCGACTTCATCGTCGCTGACCTCCAGCGCCACCACCTGGATACCCGGGTACAACTGCTTGAAACGCCGCAACAGCGGCGGCAGGAAGGTCGCCAGCACCATGGGAAAACTGGCCAGGCGGATCGTGCCCCGCAGCAGGTCCCGACTGGCGTCCGCGGTCTCGCGGATGGTCTGCAACGCCGCGAGCATCAGCCGCGCCTGCTCGATCACCTGCTCGCCGACGGCGGTGGGCAGGGCCTGGCGATTCTCGCGCACGAACAGCTGCACGCCGAGGTTGTCCTCGAGCTGCGCCAGGGCCTGGCTGGCGCCGGACTGGGTCATGCCGACCCGCTCGGCGGCGCGGGTGATGGTACCGGTATCCGCCACGGCCACCAGCATGCGCCAGTGCATCAGGTTCATCATGGCAGTAGCTGTCCTTATGGATAGTTCTTGAAAGAGTAATTTTACTGAGGGCAACGCGCACTATGACACTGGTCTCCCCTTTCCGGAGAGTCCTCGATGAACCTGTATTTTTCGCCCGATGCCTGCTCGCTGGCCCCGCATATCGTCCTGCGTGAACTGGCGCTGCCGTTCCGCCTGGTGCGGGTCGACAACCGCCGCAAGCTCACCGCCGACGGCGCCGACTTCCTGGCAATCAATCCCAAGGGTTACGTGGCGGCGCTGGAGCTGGACGACGGCCAGGTGCTGACCGAGGGCCCGGCGATCCTGCAATACCTGGCCGACCTCGAGCCCCGCGCGGGCCTGGCGCCGGCCAACGGCAGCTGGCCGCGGGTGCGCCTGCAGGAGATGCTCAATTTCGTCTCCAGCGAGATCCATGGCGGCCTCGGCTGGCTGTTCAACGACGAGTTTCCCGAAGCGACCCTGGCCCTGATCCGGCAGAAGCTGTTCAAGCGCCTGGGGCTGTTGAACCGTACCCTGGAACGGCAGGACTACCTCTTAGGCGCAACCTTCAGCGTCGCCGACGCCTACCTGTTCACCGTACTGCGCTGGACCACCGGCTTCGCCATCGACCTGGCGCAATGGCCCGCGCTGGCCCGCTTCCAGGCACGTATCGCACAGCGCCAAGCCGTACAGGCGGCCCTGGCGGCCGAGGCAGCCTCGTCCTAGCGACCGGCTTGCCCGCGATCGCAATCGCCCTGACACACCGCATCGCCGGCAAGCCGGGCTCCTACGAAAAGCCGCCCCCCCCCAACCGTAGGAGCGAGGCTTGCCCGCGATGGCGATCACCCTGGCACACCGCGGTGCCCGCATCGCCGGCAAGCCGGCTCCTACGAAAAGCCGACCCACCCCGGCTGTAGGAGCGAGGCTTGCCCGCGATCGCGATCGCCCTGGCGCACCGCGGCGCCTGTATCGCCGGCAAGCCGGGCTCCTACGAAAAGCTGGGCCGCACCGACCGTAGGAGCGAGGCTTGCCCGCGAGGGCCGTCGCCCCTTCACTCCAACCCGCCGCGTTCGATAAATTCGCTCAGCGCCAGCACATCCACCGAGCCCGGCCGGTCCTGGTCGAGGAAGGCCACCTGGCTGCGTACCGCGCGATGAATGCGCGCGCTGCCGCTGCCCAGTTGCAGGTCGCCGCGCAGGTCGATGGCCTGGGCGGCGACAATCAGCTCGATGCTCGCCAGCCAGCCCAGGCGCCGGACCAGTTGCCGGGTTTTCTCGATCACCGCCAGGGCCTGGCCGGCATAGTCCTCGACCCGGTCGGCGACCGGCACGCAGACCGCCGGCAGCGGATTGGCCAGGTGGCCGATCTCTGCCAGCAGCGCGGCGGCGGTCCGTTGCAGGGCTGCCATGCCGACCTGCCCGGAGCGCTCGCTGAGGAACCGAGGCAACTCGCTGGACGCCGGCGACAGCAGCTTGGCGATGCGCTCGGCGCAGCAGGCCGCCGCCCGGCTCAGGGCCAGCCCCAGGCTCTCCCCGGCGAGCGCCAGATGGGTGCTGTCGAAATTGGCGGTGGCCAGCACCTGCCGCTCCTCGTCGATCAGCGCCGGGTTGTCGGCGCCGCTGGCCAGTTCCACCTGCAGCTGTTCGCGCAGTTGCGCCCAGGCGTACCGCGCCGCGCCCTGGACCACGCCGGCACAACGAAAACTCAAGGGGTCTTGCAGGCGCCGCGCGCCGCCGGGCTGCTGCAACGAGCTGCCGTCGAGCAACGCCAGCAGCGCCGCCGATTGCTCGGCCTGCCCCGGCGCCGGGCGCAGGCGCGAAGCCCAGGGCTGGAAGGGGCTGAGGTTGGCCCGATAGCCTTCGCACGCCAGCGCCAGCGCCGCCAACAGGCTGTCCAGCGCGCGGTCGGCCTCGGCCAGCAACAAGGCCCCCAGGCCGACGCTCGCGGCATTCGCCGAGACCAGCGCCAGGCCGTCCTTGTCCACCAGCCGCGCCGGTGGCAGGCCATTGCGCCGCAGGGCTTCCCGCGCCGGCATGCGCTCGTCGCGCCACTGCACCCAGCCTTCGCCGAGCAGGGCCAGGCTCAGGTGCGCCAGCGGCGCCAGGTCGCTTTCGCCCAGGGAGCCCAGCAACGGCACCTCGGGCTCGATCCCGGCATTGAGCAAGGCCAGCAGGCTGTCGGCGCTGGCCAGGGAAATCCCCGAACGGCCCTGGGCCAGCCCGGCCAGGCGCGCAGCCAGCATGGCCCGCAGCTCGGCCCGCGTGGCCAGGCGCCCAAGGCCCACGGCGCGGCCCAGGGGGATGCGCCGTTGCCGGTCGTCATCCGCCTGGCTGAGGTCGACGTCCACCGCAGCGCCCAGGCCGGTGGTCACGCCATAGATCGAATCGCCCGCGGCCATCCGCTCGCGCAACAACCGGTGGCCGGCGTCGATCCGTTGCCGGGCCGACGGGGTAAATTGCAGCCCCGCGTCTTCCCGGGCCACCCGCAGCAGGTCCGCCAGCGCCAGGCCCTCCGGGCCCAGGCCGATCATGCGAAACGCAGCCGCTGGCCGATGCCCAGGCGCCGGGCCTTCTGCAGCAGCGCATGGCCCAGGGCGATATCGCTGAGGCTCAGGCCGCGGTGCCAGAACAGGATGGTTTCCGTGGCGCTCTGCCGGCCGCTGCGCAGCCCGGCGACGATCTGCCCGAGCTCGGCGTGCAGGGTTCGCTCACTCAGCTTGCCGGCCTCGACATGCGCCCGCAGCGCACCGAAGAGCCCACCCTTGCACTGGCCCCAATCGTCCACCACCAGCTTGTCCATGATGTCGGTCAGCGACAGCTCCACCGCGCTCATGGTGCCGTAGGGCACGACAAAGGCCCCCGGCTCGATCC
This portion of the Pseudomonas sp. MRSN 12121 genome encodes:
- a CDS encoding LysR family transcriptional regulator, translating into MNFSSDSIQLFLAVLERGSFSAAARALGKVPSAVSMGIANLEAELGYPLFDRSHREPVPTAMANALAPHARLIAEQLKHLQVHAVELSLGLESRLSIGVVEDIDKSQVLAAIKLIAERHPLLDIEVLSAPQDDVLQLLHSGRIAVGVAFAGVSLNVLEYFQYVGSERMIACISARHPLPMAPDATLYLEELVNVRQVVVASRDLPIRDTRPLIAESYWRTDSLAMALDMVEAGIGWGNFPLSVITPLLDAGRLKRLTFKNIDNGLLLPVHAVWLKNQPLQKAAQALVQLLGGQDPALLQVRA
- a CDS encoding PACE efflux transporter; the encoded protein is MQGIKRKLVYVSLFEVFGMTFSALGLALLSGTSPTSTGPLAVVITSIAVTWNFIYTSLFERWESRQVSRTRTVKRRIAHAVGFQLTLILFLIPLIAWWMHISLVQAFLLDLALILFIPCYTFAFNWLFDRVFGLPASALPDPA
- a CDS encoding glutathione S-transferase family protein is translated as MGTLRILGRASSINVRKVLWTCEELGLPYEREDWGNGFRSTHSPEFLQLNPNAQVPVLIDDAGVLWESNSICRYLTSKVPGQALLPDAPRARALVEQWMDWQATELNPSWGYAFHALVRRNPDYQDPQRIAAGVRGWNDKMALLEQQLAHTGAYVLGDRFTLADIVLGLSVHRWAAAPLEHPHYPAVAAYYERLSQRPGFLLHGRNGEP
- a CDS encoding MFS transporter → MSSLASSVPAGGRDPVRAASISARIDRLPAVATVWRLVALLSIGGFFELYDLFQTAYISPGLIRDGIFATGSGGVFGFSDQAAFASATFLGLFLGASLLSPIADRFGRRAIFTFALVWYTVATVLMGIQTSALGVIGMRLLVGIGLGIELVTIDAYLSELVPKHLRSSAFAFAFFVQFLSVPAVALMSWWLVPQDPFGIAGWRWVVLASAVFALFIWWLRSRLPESPRWLAQHGRFEEAERILDGIEARCVRDQGRPLDSPQPEPVDVQGTGRFADIWQPPYRRRALMLIVFHVFQAIGFFGFGNWLPALLSGQGVSVTHSLMYAFIITLAYPLGPLLFVKFANRFENKWQIVGSALGAMTFGTLFAWQSTALGLIVCGVLITFCNAWLSFSYHAYQSELFPTAIRARAVGFCYSFSRLSTVFSSLLIGFFLDHFGTPGVLAFIVSSMLIVMFTIGRFGPRTRNLALENIAQR
- a CDS encoding LysR family transcriptional regulator, with amino-acid sequence MMNLMHWRMLVAVADTGTITRAAERVGMTQSGASQALAQLEDNLGVQLFVRENRQALPTAVGEQVIEQARLMLAALQTIRETADASRDLLRGTIRLASFPMVLATFLPPLLRRFKQLYPGIQVVALEVSDDEVEALLDARLVDAGVVLNPAPQRSAGLLGRDTWVAVLPAGHALARRGQEQGVDLQELVREPFVLATGGCSTNARSLAAEAGLALADVRVEVREWSSAFTLVREQVGVTLVPQLTLPEQRHGLCVLPLSVPIPRSFALVPAEGSAPSPALRALLEMLDAG
- the gstA gene encoding glutathione transferase GstA, yielding MNLYFSPDACSLAPHIVLRELALPFRLVRVDNRRKLTADGADFLAINPKGYVAALELDDGQVLTEGPAILQYLADLEPRAGLAPANGSWPRVRLQEMLNFVSSEIHGGLGWLFNDEFPEATLALIRQKLFKRLGLLNRTLERQDYLLGATFSVADAYLFTVLRWTTGFAIDLAQWPALARFQARIAQRQAVQAALAAEAASS
- the hutH gene encoding histidine ammonia-lyase gives rise to the protein MIGLGPEGLALADLLRVAREDAGLQFTPSARQRIDAGHRLLRERMAAGDSIYGVTTGLGAAVDVDLSQADDDRQRRIPLGRAVGLGRLATRAELRAMLAARLAGLAQGRSGISLASADSLLALLNAGIEPEVPLLGSLGESDLAPLAHLSLALLGEGWVQWRDERMPAREALRRNGLPPARLVDKDGLALVSANAASVGLGALLLAEADRALDSLLAALALACEGYRANLSPFQPWASRLRPAPGQAEQSAALLALLDGSSLQQPGGARRLQDPLSFRCAGVVQGAARYAWAQLREQLQVELASGADNPALIDEERQVLATANFDSTHLALAGESLGLALSRAAACCAERIAKLLSPASSELPRFLSERSGQVGMAALQRTAAALLAEIGHLANPLPAVCVPVADRVEDYAGQALAVIEKTRQLVRRLGWLASIELIVAAQAIDLRGDLQLGSGSARIHRAVRSQVAFLDQDRPGSVDVLALSEFIERGGLE